In a genomic window of Lepisosteus oculatus isolate fLepOcu1 chromosome 3, fLepOcu1.hap2, whole genome shotgun sequence:
- the meis3 gene encoding homeobox protein Meis3 produces MESRYEDVLQYPSVETACGGGFSDVMTIRPIAPPLSQTPHYASHRGGDGLKHHKDQIYGHPLFPLLALVFEKCELATCSPREPAALTSHSDVCSSDSFNEDIAAFAKQIRSEKPLFSSNPELDNLMIQAIQVLRFHLLELEKVHDLCDNFCHRYITCLKGKMPTDLVLDDREGGSKSDLEDFAGSCTSLSDQNASWLRDPEDCVSTPSGTPGPSSCGLPSHSTDNCSDNGDLLDTSVASPSTGEEDETDREKKNNKKRGIFPKVATNIMRAWLFQHLSHPYPSEEQKKQLAQDTGLTILQVNNWFINARRRIVQPMIDQSNRSGQGAPYSPEGAGVAGYGLEGTTHLGIRTAALQGVTGLPTDYPRGVLPQPGYPSPAHLPPHTTPSLRHPSPLPPYPPPHPAMLLHTAPTSATPPDPLLGAQALDIHAH; encoded by the exons ATGGAGAGCAGG TATGAGGATGTGCTGCAGTACCCCTCAGTGGAGACAGCATGTGGAGGGGGGTTCAGCGACGTTATGACCATCCGCCCAATCGCTCCCCCACTGAGCCAGACTCCCCACTACGCCTCTCACCGGGGGGGCGATGGACTCAAACACCACAAGGACCAGATTTATGG ACACCCGCTGTTCCCACTGCTGGCGCTGGTGTTTGAGAAGTGTGAACTGGCCACCTGCTCACCCCGCGAGCCAGCCGCCCTGACCTCACACAGCGACGTCTGCTCCTCTGACTCCTTCAACGAGGACATTGCTGCATTCGCCAAACAG atCCGCTCAGAAAAGCCTCTGTTTTCTTCCAACCCAGAACTGGACAACCTG ATGATACAAGCCATACAGGTGCTGCGGTTTCACCTGCTGGAGCTGGAGAAG GTCCATGACCTGTGTGATAACTTCTGCCACCGCTACATCACCTGTCTGAAAGGGAAGATGCCCACAGACCTGGTGCTTGATGACCGGGAGGGCGGGTCCAAGTCGGACCTGGAGGACTTTGCTGGTTCCTGCACCAGTCTGTCAGACCAG AACGCTTCGTGGCTCCGGGACCCAGAGGATTGCGTGTCGACCCCCTCAGGGACACCAGGACCCTCATCCTGCGGCCTCCCCTCCCACAGCACTGACAACTGCAGTGACAACG GTGACCTCCTAGACACCAGCGTTGCATCTCCCAGCACAGGGGAAGAGGacgagacagacagagagaagaaaaacaacaagaaacgAGGGATCTTCCCCAAAGTAGCAACAAACATCATGAGGGCCTGGCTCTTCCAGCACCTGTCT CACCCGTACCCCTCGGAGGAGCAGAAGAAGCAGCTGGCCCAGGACACCGGCCTCACCATCCTGCAGGTCAACAACTG GTTCATCAACGCCAGGCGCAGGATAGTGCAGCCCATGATAGACCAGTCCAACCGCTCAG GTCAGGGCGCTCCCTACAGCCCCGAGGGTGCGGGCGTGGCGGGCTACGGCCTGGAGGGCACCACACACCTGGGCATCAGGACAGCGg ctctcCAGGGAGTGACGGGTCTGCCCACAGACTACCCCAGGGGAGTCCTGCCCCAGCCAGGATACCCTTCGCCTGCCCACCTGCCCCCCCACACCACCCCCTCGCTGCGACACCCCTCTCCACTGCCCCCCTACCCTCCTCCTCACCCTGCCATGCTGCTGCACACTGCACCCACCTCTGCAACTCCGCCAGACCCCCTCCTTGGAGCACAGGCACTGGACATCCACGCACACTGA
- the LOC102686868 gene encoding cation channel sperm-associated auxiliary subunit gamma isoform X1, with amino-acid sequence MLAVRAVLWLSGLLAGGPRGAGGCGWMARLCEFGNLTSFSSSIERQGTVPAVKEVMAVLTDQAVDPLDPSANYLGFPYYLRIDLACETQEMSLQAVREAYLTGLQPVVTVIFQEPVHPVRQKPQRLEARLSTAPVLDDVHCGSELCSLGWYVPMPLLNGSVVYRVLVSSNGQGQPIPDRSFALNVNGYVRPGERGIMEPSLGSEVAALESMLSLSDPSRPLWFVEGVSPVLILGRVPGFKAVLLTASEFTHTTLIELSMESCWVGSLGCPQAEFSSTIQDAIATESALFIRQNQLVHQFTGNFSLLPLNTPPSVYWKRVLQGLCVSKLVPVTYPHHGREYFYILGGGWQRGHIYRAQIQDGDVEFTQLLDSEGRTPCQFLQRDCLLLWASLDHLHVLVDIILLELLPEEGLDRAYQLLLCYESFHLGAALPKFLPRENGLQQFVMVTGSTQYSDIPLLLRGINFNPFSRVLFLWGNALLCSFDVGFSYMFLTGFPSDQRIKYFTLSLTGEFTFVTDSEQVWWGQERMPTVVSVRPSAAWDAFSSLQSLKGWGSYQRAHSLVTVFYDSEKLLQELVYTVDSAGRGSLVKRRLPVPEILSHYHFSQSPYSSQHTEQSSEFMFERLCPFFSMRVEEAPPPELFSRVQHYRAEPPTVLRSPGLHSISSLAVYQGLLHQLLWLHASYNRPYGDPVHDPTWRWWKNKVVYEDYYFYLASNRLSSGGVYVSMQDYAKVYSSPSTKPLPDRIYLDRGTSYSFSVYLTASLSQTDASFVQETLGQMWLSAGVSDASFILVNIHRQEIIGRAAVLYRVQVSDQGKFPGQALTGQDLMVFTLFLSVVHSELHCYQQTESGLSFQGQEKVPVYIGCPPGRRLVFDVSSTLRHGTKLNKRYFNCPKPDPERPCFYYEDTFYPFFLIQDMVSGESGRFLGSYTFKVVGGGPYSYDNLRNYTVEEVLRYNSLNHSSEMALVWMMADESGRPFNTTEEGFPILQGASSSIGWICQRNSPCTDIPVTGLMAPEFFFLIEVSNRGVDVSTYCDYALQFVIHVHGLPLDPYRGLFHMLVTLGVLWAVLFSFIVYRCCGPWLKSHLTSFFRHIRGTIDKHRGSEVFPVHSETGVWEDGPSNLPAH; translated from the exons ATGCTGGCTGTGCGCGCGGTCCTGTGGCTGTCGGGCCTGCTGGCCGGCGGGCCGCGCGGCGCCGGGGGCTGCGGCTGGATGGCGCGGCTGTGCGAGTTCGGGAACCTGacctccttctccagctccATCGAGAGGCAGGGGACGGTCCCGGCCGTGAAGGAGGTGATGGCCGTGCTGACTGACCAGGCCGTCGACCCCCTGGACCCCAGTGCG AACTACCTGGGCTTCCCCTATTACCTGAGGATAGACCTTGCCTGCGAGACTCAG GAGATGTCCTTGCAGGCTGTACGGGAGGCCTACTTGACCGGCCTACAGCCTGTCGTCACGGTGATCTTCCAGGAGCCTGTCCATCCAGTCCGCCAGAAGCCCCAGCGCCTGGAGGCCAGGCTGAGTACAGCGCCGGTGCTGGATGACG TGCACTGTGGCAGTGAGCTGTGCTCTTTGGGCTGGTACGTCCCTATGCCCCTCCTCAATGGCTCAGTGGTCTACAGAGTGCTGGTCAGCTCCAATGGACAGGGCCAGCCAATACCAGACAGGAG tttCGCACTGAATGTGAACGGATATGTGCGacctggagagagagggatcATGGAACCATCACTAGGGTCAGAG GTGGCTGCGCTGGAGTCCATGTTGTCTCTGTCAGACCCCTCCCGTCCCCTGTGGTTTGTGGAGGGTGTGTCCCCAGTGCTGATCCTGGGCAGGGTCCCCGGGTTCAAGGCTGTGCTGCTAACTGCTTCAGAGTTCACACACACCACACTTATAGAG CTCAGTATGGAGAGCTGCTGGGTGGGCTCCCTAGGGTGTCCGCAGGCGGAGTTCTCCTCCACGATCCAGGACGCCATCGCCACCGAGAGCGCCCTCTTCATCCGGCAGAATCAGCTCGTGCACCAGTTCACTGGGAACTTCTCCCTGCTGCCCCTGAACACTCCCCCCTCAG TGTACTGGAAGAGGGTGCTgcaggggctgtgtgtgtccaaGCTGGTCCCGGTGACCTACCCTCACCACGGGAGGGAGTACTTCTACATCCTGGGGGGCGGCTGGCAGCGGGGACACATCTACCGCGCTCAGATACAGG ATGGGGACGTGGAGTTCACCCAGCTGCTGGACTCCGAGGGAAGGACGCCGTGTCAGTTTCTGCAGC GGGACTGTCTGCTGCTGTGGGCCTCTCTGGATCACCTGCACGTGCTGGTCGACATCATCCTCCTGGAGCTGCTCCCGGAGGAGGGCCTGGACCGTGCCTACCAGCTCCTGCTCTGCT ATGAGAGTTTCCATCTTGGAGCCGCTCTGCCTAAATTCCTTCCCAGAG AAAATGGCTTGCAGCAGTTTGTCATGGTGACGGGCTCAACGCAATACAGTGACATCCCCCTGCTGCTCAGGGGCATCAACTTCAACCCCTTCAGCAGGGTCCTGTTCCTGTGGGGTAACGCGCTCCTCTGTTC CTTCGACGTGGGTTTCAGTTACATGTTCCTCACTGGCTTCCCCAGTGACCAGCGGATCAAATACTTCACCCTGTCTCTGACCGGAGAATTCACCTTTGTCACTGACTCTGAGCAG GTGTGGTGGGGTCAGGAGAGGATGCCCACTGTGGTGAGTGTGCGTCCCTCAGCAGCCTGGGATGCCTTCTCCAGCCTGCAGAGCCTGAAGGGGTGGGGAAGCTACCAGCGTGCTCACAGTCTGGTCACCGTCTTCTACGACTCCGAAAAACTTCTGCAGGAG ctcgTGTACACAGTGGACTCAGCTGGCCGGGGTTCCCTGGTGAAGAGGAGACTGCCTGTTCCTGAGATCCTGTCCCACTACCACTTCTCCCAGTCTCCCTACAGCTCTCAGCACACTGA gcAGTCCAGTGAGTTTATGTTCGAGCGCCTGTGCCCGTTTTTCTCGATGCGAGTGGAGGAGGCCCCCCCCCCGGAGCTGTTCAGCCGTGTCCAACACTATCGGGCTGAGCCACCCACTGTCCTACGCTCCCCCGGCCTGCACTCCATCTCCTCGCTCGCGGTCTACCAGGGCCTGCTGCACCAGCTGCTCTGGCTACACGCCTCCTACAACAGG CCCTACGGAGATCCAGTTCACGACCCGACCTGGCGCTGGTGGAAGAATAAGGTGGTGTATGAG GATTATTATTTCTACTTGGCCAGTAACCGGCTGTCCAGCGGGGGGGTCTACGTGTCCATGCAGGATTACGCCAAGGTGTACAGCAGCCCAAGCACCAAGCCCCTGCCTGACCGCATCTACCTGGACAGGGGGACGAGCTACAGCTTCTCAGTCTACCTCACTGCCAGCCTCTCTCAGACAG ATGCCAGCTTCGTGCAGGAGACGCTTGGTCAGATGTGGCTCTCAGCAGGGGTGTCCGACGCCAGTTTCATCTTGGTCAATATCCATAGGCAGGAAATTATCGGCCGAGCGGCTGTCCTGTACAGG GTGCAGGTCAGCGACCAGGGCAAATTTCCAGGCCAGGCTCTGACAGGACAGGATCTCATGGTCTTTACACTGTTTCTGTCG GTTGTGCATTCGGAGCTACACTGCTACCAGCAGACTGAGTCAGGGCTCTCTTTCCAG GGGCAGGAGAAGGTGCCAGTGTATATCGGTTGTCCTCCGGGTCGTCGGCTGGTGTTTGACGTGTCCTCCACCCTGCGGCACGGCACCAAGCTCAACAAGCGCTACTTCAACTGCCCCAAACCCGACCCTGAGAGACCTTGCTTCTACTATGAGGACA ccttCTATCCGTTCTTCCTGATCCAGGACATGGTGTCTGGGGAGTCTGGACGCTTCCTGGGCAG TTACACCTTCAAAGTGGTGGGTGGAGGACCTTACTCCTACGACAATCTGCGCAACTACACTGTCGAGGAGGTGCTGAGGTACAATAGCCTCAACCACAG tTCAGAAATGGCGCTGGTGTGGATGATGGCGGATGAGTCTGGCCGTCCCTTCAACACCACAGAGGAGGGCTTTCCGATCTTACAGGGTGCCTCCAGCAGCATTGG GTGGATTTGTCAGAGGAATTCTCCTTGCACTGACATTCCTGTCACCGGCCTCATGGCCCCCGAGTTCTTCTTCCTCATAGAAGTGTCCAACAG GGGTGTGGATGTCAGTACGTACTGTGACTACGCTCTGCAGTTTGTCATCCACGTGCACGGCCTGCCTCTGGACCCCTACCGAGGGCTCTTCCACATGCTG GTGACCCTGGGCGTGCTGTGGGCCGTGCTGTTCTCCTTCATCGTTTACCGCTGCTGTGGGCCTTGGCTCAAGTCCCACCTGACCTCCTTCTTCCGCCACATCCGGGGCACAATCGATAAGCATCGCG GTTCTGAGGTGTTTCCGGTGCACAGTGAGACTGGCGTGTGGGAAGATGGCCCCTCCAATCTGCCCGCAcactga
- the LOC102686868 gene encoding cation channel sperm-associated auxiliary subunit gamma isoform X2: MLAVRAVLWLSGLLAGGPRGAGGCGWMARLCEFGNLTSFSSSIERQGTVPAVKEVMAVLTDQAVDPLDPSANYLGFPYYLRIDLACETQEMSLQAVREAYLTGLQPVVTVIFQEPVHPVRQKPQRLEARLSTAPVLDDVHCGSELCSLGWYVPMPLLNGSVVYRVLVSSNGQGQPIPDRSFALNVNGYVRPGERGIMEPSLGSEVAALESMLSLSDPSRPLWFVEGVSPVLILGRVPGFKAVLLTASEFTHTTLIELSMESCWVGSLGCPQAEFSSTIQDAIATESALFIRQNQLVHQFTGNFSLLPLNTPPSVYWKRVLQGLCVSKLVPVTYPHHGREYFYILGGGWQRGHIYRAQIQDGDVEFTQLLDSEGRTPCQFLQRDCLLLWASLDHLHVLVDIILLELLPEEGLDRAYQLLLCYESFHLGAALPKFLPRENGLQQFVMVTGSTQYSDIPLLLRGINFNPFSRVLFLWGNALLCSFDVGFSYMFLTGFPSDQRIKYFTLSLTGEFTFVTDSEQVWWGQERMPTVVSVRPSAAWDAFSSLQSLKGWGSYQRAHSLVTVFYDSEKLLQELVYTVDSAGRGSLVKRRLPVPEILSHYHFSQSPYSSQHTEQSSEFMFERLCPFFSMRVEEAPPPELFSRVQHYRAEPPTVLRSPGLHSISSLAVYQGLLHQLLWLHASYNRPYGDPVHDPTWRWWKNKVVYEDYYFYLASNRLSSGGVYVSMQDYAKVYSSPSTKPLPDRIYLDRGTSYSFSVYLTASLSQTDASFVQETLGQMWLSAGVSDASFILVNIHRQEIIGRAAVLYRVQVSDQGKFPGQALTGQDLMVFTLFLSVVHSELHCYQQTESGLSFQGQEKVPVYIGCPPGRRLVFDVSSTLRHGTKLNKRYFNCPKPDPERPCFYYEDTFYPFFLIQDMVSGESGRFLGSYTFKVVGGGPYSYDNLRNYTVEEVLRYNSLNHSSEMALVWMMADESGRPFNTTEEGFPILQGASSSIGWICQRNSPCTDIPVTGLMAPEFFFLIEVSNR, encoded by the exons ATGCTGGCTGTGCGCGCGGTCCTGTGGCTGTCGGGCCTGCTGGCCGGCGGGCCGCGCGGCGCCGGGGGCTGCGGCTGGATGGCGCGGCTGTGCGAGTTCGGGAACCTGacctccttctccagctccATCGAGAGGCAGGGGACGGTCCCGGCCGTGAAGGAGGTGATGGCCGTGCTGACTGACCAGGCCGTCGACCCCCTGGACCCCAGTGCG AACTACCTGGGCTTCCCCTATTACCTGAGGATAGACCTTGCCTGCGAGACTCAG GAGATGTCCTTGCAGGCTGTACGGGAGGCCTACTTGACCGGCCTACAGCCTGTCGTCACGGTGATCTTCCAGGAGCCTGTCCATCCAGTCCGCCAGAAGCCCCAGCGCCTGGAGGCCAGGCTGAGTACAGCGCCGGTGCTGGATGACG TGCACTGTGGCAGTGAGCTGTGCTCTTTGGGCTGGTACGTCCCTATGCCCCTCCTCAATGGCTCAGTGGTCTACAGAGTGCTGGTCAGCTCCAATGGACAGGGCCAGCCAATACCAGACAGGAG tttCGCACTGAATGTGAACGGATATGTGCGacctggagagagagggatcATGGAACCATCACTAGGGTCAGAG GTGGCTGCGCTGGAGTCCATGTTGTCTCTGTCAGACCCCTCCCGTCCCCTGTGGTTTGTGGAGGGTGTGTCCCCAGTGCTGATCCTGGGCAGGGTCCCCGGGTTCAAGGCTGTGCTGCTAACTGCTTCAGAGTTCACACACACCACACTTATAGAG CTCAGTATGGAGAGCTGCTGGGTGGGCTCCCTAGGGTGTCCGCAGGCGGAGTTCTCCTCCACGATCCAGGACGCCATCGCCACCGAGAGCGCCCTCTTCATCCGGCAGAATCAGCTCGTGCACCAGTTCACTGGGAACTTCTCCCTGCTGCCCCTGAACACTCCCCCCTCAG TGTACTGGAAGAGGGTGCTgcaggggctgtgtgtgtccaaGCTGGTCCCGGTGACCTACCCTCACCACGGGAGGGAGTACTTCTACATCCTGGGGGGCGGCTGGCAGCGGGGACACATCTACCGCGCTCAGATACAGG ATGGGGACGTGGAGTTCACCCAGCTGCTGGACTCCGAGGGAAGGACGCCGTGTCAGTTTCTGCAGC GGGACTGTCTGCTGCTGTGGGCCTCTCTGGATCACCTGCACGTGCTGGTCGACATCATCCTCCTGGAGCTGCTCCCGGAGGAGGGCCTGGACCGTGCCTACCAGCTCCTGCTCTGCT ATGAGAGTTTCCATCTTGGAGCCGCTCTGCCTAAATTCCTTCCCAGAG AAAATGGCTTGCAGCAGTTTGTCATGGTGACGGGCTCAACGCAATACAGTGACATCCCCCTGCTGCTCAGGGGCATCAACTTCAACCCCTTCAGCAGGGTCCTGTTCCTGTGGGGTAACGCGCTCCTCTGTTC CTTCGACGTGGGTTTCAGTTACATGTTCCTCACTGGCTTCCCCAGTGACCAGCGGATCAAATACTTCACCCTGTCTCTGACCGGAGAATTCACCTTTGTCACTGACTCTGAGCAG GTGTGGTGGGGTCAGGAGAGGATGCCCACTGTGGTGAGTGTGCGTCCCTCAGCAGCCTGGGATGCCTTCTCCAGCCTGCAGAGCCTGAAGGGGTGGGGAAGCTACCAGCGTGCTCACAGTCTGGTCACCGTCTTCTACGACTCCGAAAAACTTCTGCAGGAG ctcgTGTACACAGTGGACTCAGCTGGCCGGGGTTCCCTGGTGAAGAGGAGACTGCCTGTTCCTGAGATCCTGTCCCACTACCACTTCTCCCAGTCTCCCTACAGCTCTCAGCACACTGA gcAGTCCAGTGAGTTTATGTTCGAGCGCCTGTGCCCGTTTTTCTCGATGCGAGTGGAGGAGGCCCCCCCCCCGGAGCTGTTCAGCCGTGTCCAACACTATCGGGCTGAGCCACCCACTGTCCTACGCTCCCCCGGCCTGCACTCCATCTCCTCGCTCGCGGTCTACCAGGGCCTGCTGCACCAGCTGCTCTGGCTACACGCCTCCTACAACAGG CCCTACGGAGATCCAGTTCACGACCCGACCTGGCGCTGGTGGAAGAATAAGGTGGTGTATGAG GATTATTATTTCTACTTGGCCAGTAACCGGCTGTCCAGCGGGGGGGTCTACGTGTCCATGCAGGATTACGCCAAGGTGTACAGCAGCCCAAGCACCAAGCCCCTGCCTGACCGCATCTACCTGGACAGGGGGACGAGCTACAGCTTCTCAGTCTACCTCACTGCCAGCCTCTCTCAGACAG ATGCCAGCTTCGTGCAGGAGACGCTTGGTCAGATGTGGCTCTCAGCAGGGGTGTCCGACGCCAGTTTCATCTTGGTCAATATCCATAGGCAGGAAATTATCGGCCGAGCGGCTGTCCTGTACAGG GTGCAGGTCAGCGACCAGGGCAAATTTCCAGGCCAGGCTCTGACAGGACAGGATCTCATGGTCTTTACACTGTTTCTGTCG GTTGTGCATTCGGAGCTACACTGCTACCAGCAGACTGAGTCAGGGCTCTCTTTCCAG GGGCAGGAGAAGGTGCCAGTGTATATCGGTTGTCCTCCGGGTCGTCGGCTGGTGTTTGACGTGTCCTCCACCCTGCGGCACGGCACCAAGCTCAACAAGCGCTACTTCAACTGCCCCAAACCCGACCCTGAGAGACCTTGCTTCTACTATGAGGACA ccttCTATCCGTTCTTCCTGATCCAGGACATGGTGTCTGGGGAGTCTGGACGCTTCCTGGGCAG TTACACCTTCAAAGTGGTGGGTGGAGGACCTTACTCCTACGACAATCTGCGCAACTACACTGTCGAGGAGGTGCTGAGGTACAATAGCCTCAACCACAG tTCAGAAATGGCGCTGGTGTGGATGATGGCGGATGAGTCTGGCCGTCCCTTCAACACCACAGAGGAGGGCTTTCCGATCTTACAGGGTGCCTCCAGCAGCATTGG GTGGATTTGTCAGAGGAATTCTCCTTGCACTGACATTCCTGTCACCGGCCTCATGGCCCCCGAGTTCTTCTTCCTCATAGAAGTGTCCAACAG GTGA